TCACCGGCCCGGCCGAATGGCAGAAGCGCATCGCCAGCGGCGAGTTCAAGACCATCATGATGGAAGCGGCTTGAGCATTCCGGGTGCTCTTTCCGATCGTCCGATCGGCGTCTTCGACAGCGGCATCGGCGGCCTCAGCGTGCTCAATGCGCTGCGCGACGCATTGCCGCACGAACGCTTCGCGTACTTCGCCGACACGGCCCATGCGCCGTACGGCGAGCGCGGCGACGCCTACGTCGCGCAGCGCACAGGCACGGTGGCGCGCTACCTGTGCGAGCGGCATGGCATCAAGGCGCTGGTGGTCGCCTGCAACACCGCGACCGCAGCGGCCATCCACGAACTGCGCGCCGAGCACCCGGGCCTCCCGGTCGTGGGCGTCGAGCCGGCCCTCAAGCCCGCAGTGGCCGCCAGCAGGACCGGCCGCATTGCCGTGCTCGCGACCCGCGTGACGGTGGAGAGCCGCAAGTTCGAGGCGCTGCACGCCTCGCTGGCCGGACAGGCGGACTTCCGCATCATCCCCTGCGACGGCCTGGCGGGCGCCATCGAGCGCGGCGACGGCGCCGGCATCGCGGCGTTGAGCGAGCGCTATTTGCGTCAAGCCGGCAGCTTCGGCATTGCGCCCGGCCAGATCGACACGCTGGTGCTGGGCTGCACCCACTACCCCTTCATCGCGGCCGAGCTGCGTCGCCATTGCGGCGAGGCGGTGCGCTTCATCGACACCGGCGCACCGGTCGCGCTGCAGACGCAGCGGCTGCTGGCGCAGACCGGGCAGCTGGCCACGGAAGGCGAAGGCGCCGTGGCGCTCCTGAGCAGTGCCGCGCCCGAAGCACTCGATGCCGCAGCGGCGCGCTGGCTTGCGCGGCCGGCCGCGCCTGCAGCCCAGGCCGGCGCCTGACCCCGCGGCGCGCGCATGCCTCGACGACTACTCGTTGGCTTCCTGCTGGCCCTGCTGAGCGCCGTTGGCCACGCGGCCTGCGACACCGGTCTCGCGGAGCGCATGCATGCCAAGCTGCACGCCAAGCGGGCTTTGGACCACGAACGTGCCATGTGCCAGCCCTGGCGCGGCTTTGCGGGCCGCTTCATCGTCGTGCTGCCGCTGCCGCGCCCTTCCACCGCCCCAGGCGTCACGCAGTTCGATCTGGACGTGCTGGTGGTGCAGCAGGCCGACAACGGCAATACCGAGCGCGCTACAGTCGTCAGCCGGTTGTTCGAGCCCGCGGCGATGAGCGAGGATGCCGTTCGCGTCGGCCAGATCAAGGTCGACACGGCGCGCTACACGCTCGCCAGCGACGCGCGCGCATTCGGCCTGCGCATCGTCCGCCAGGGCTCGTCGCGCGTGAATCCCTACTCGAACGAGACGCTGACGCTATACGTCCCGCGCGGGCCCAGGCTCGCCAAGGTGCTCGACGGGCTCGAGGTGGCGCTGGAGCGCGGCGAGTGGGATGCCAACTGCGCCGGCAATTTCGAGACCGTGCGCGGCAACCTGTCGATCGCTCGCGACACGAGCAACGGCTACGCCGACCTGCTGCTGCGCCAGACCCGCACCGAGACCCGCTCCAGTGCGCAAGGCGACGAATGCGTGACGCAGGAGCGCCCGGCGAAGTTCTCGTCGAGGATGCTGCGCTACGACGGGACGACCTACCGCGCCGCCAACAGCCCCGCCGCCGACTGAGGAGCCTCCCCGCGCAGCGCCGCCGCCCGGCCGCGCCGCATGTCGATGGGCAGCAACAGGAGCAGCCCCCCGATGAAAAGCACGCTGGTCGCCAGGATCGCGATGCGCTGGTTGCCACCGGTCGCCCAGGTGATGGCGCCGTAGCTCAGCGGACCGATGATCGCGGCCAGCCGCGTGGCAAAGCTCCACAGGCCGAAGAACTCCGCCAGCTGCTGCGGCGGCGCGAGCACGCCCGTCATGGCGCGCCCGGCCGACTGGCTCGAGCCCATGGCCAGGCCGGCGATGGTTGCAGCCCACCAGAACCCGCCCTTGGTCGTGACCGAGGCGGCAATGACGCACACCGCGATCCACGCCAGCAGCGCGCCGGAAAGCGCGCGCCGGTGGCCGATGCGATCCTGCAGATAGCCGAAGCCGAAGGCGCCGAGCGCCGCCGCGATGTTGAGGACGAAGATCAGCACCATCGTCTCGCTCGGGACGAAGCCGATCACCTGCTCCGCATAGATCGCCGCGAGCGTAATCGCCACCGCCACGCCGCCCTGGTAGCAGACGGTGCAGGCCAGCAGCCACATGAAGTCGCGGTAGGCGCGCGCCTTGCGGAAGGTGTCGCCCAACTGCTGCCAGGCGCTGCGACTGTCCGCCGCCGCCTGTGGCTGCGCGCGCTCGGGCAGCAGTGCAAAGGTGGCGCATGCGGCGAGACCGTAAATCGCCGCCGTGATCAGCATCGTGACCGGCACAAAGTGCGCAGCGGGCAGCCCTTTCGCCTGGGCCGACAGCACATAGGCCAGGCACAGCCCGAGCGCAAGCATGCCGCCGATGTAGCCGAAGCCCCAGCCCCAGCCGCTGACCTTGCCCATGCCTTCGGCCGTCGCGAGCTCCGGCAGGAAGGCGCCGGTCAGCGACTCGCCGTAGGAGTAGAAGGTGTTGGAGAGTACCACCAGGCCCATCGCCAGCGCGACTGCGAACGGGCCGCTGAACCTGGGCGTGATCGCCAGCGCCACGGTGCCGAGCACGCAGCCGGCGGTGACGATCGCCAGCACCATTTTCTTCGCCGCATGGAGGTCGGCCCAGGCGCCGATGGCCGGCATGCTCAGCATCACGATCGCGTAGGAGATGCTCAACGCGACCGTCCAGGCGAACGGGCCCCAAGGCGCCCCCTTGGCGATTCCGCCGACGAAATAGGCAGCGAACACCGCCGTGATCACGACAGTCGTGTAGCCCGAGTTGGCGAAGTCGTACATGGCCCAGCCGAAGACTTCGCGCTTACGCACGCCGGGACGAAGGGCAGACTGGGAAAAAAGGGCCAAGCGACTCTCCTCGAACAGAAGGTCGCCGAGCATAGCGGAGCGGCTTGACCGCCCCGTGGCTGGGACTCCAGCGCCTTCCGCTCAGTGCAGGTGGCGCGGGCGGCGTCCGCCGCCATGGCTGCCGCTGCCGGAGCCACCTGTGCCGCCACGCGGTCGCTTGCCGATCTCGAGGGAGTTCACCAGCGCGTCGAAGCGATCGCCGAAAAGCTTGTCGATTTCCGCCACGACGCCGCCGAGTTCGGCACCATCGAAGTGGCGCTCCATGAGATTCACCACATCCTCGACCAGGAGGTCGCGCTGCACCTGCATGATCGCGGCCGGGTTGGGGCCGATGAAGAGCATGAGGAAGTCATCGCGGGACTCTTCCTCGGGATCGCCCTCCTCCTCATCGAAGTCGGTGTCGTAGAAGGTGACCTCGATCGCAGCGCCCTGCTCGGCCAGCTCGTTGAGAGCCATGCACATTTCGTCGAGGGCCTGTCGAAAATCCTCGTCGCCGGCCACGGTCCAGCAGATCTGGAGCATGTGGTCCTTCTGCTCGAAGCGGATTCCCGGCTCCTCTTCATAGACACTGTTCGCGCCATCGGCCAGCGAGCGGGCACCGGCGTATTTCCAGAGGGGTTTCAGAGCTTCCTGAATTTGCTCGAAGCTCACATCGGAGCGAAGCGGCACATCGCCGTGGACGTGGATTTCGAACGGAGCGTTGTAGCGAGGCATGTCATGCTCCCTTGTGATGTGGT
Above is a window of Variovorax sp. RA8 DNA encoding:
- the murI gene encoding glutamate racemase, whose protein sequence is MPGALSDRPIGVFDSGIGGLSVLNALRDALPHERFAYFADTAHAPYGERGDAYVAQRTGTVARYLCERHGIKALVVACNTATAAAIHELRAEHPGLPVVGVEPALKPAVAASRTGRIAVLATRVTVESRKFEALHASLAGQADFRIIPCDGLAGAIERGDGAGIAALSERYLRQAGSFGIAPGQIDTLVLGCTHYPFIAAELRRHCGEAVRFIDTGAPVALQTQRLLAQTGQLATEGEGAVALLSSAAPEALDAAAARWLARPAAPAAQAGA
- a CDS encoding DUF6806 family protein; this translates as MPRYNAPFEIHVHGDVPLRSDVSFEQIQEALKPLWKYAGARSLADGANSVYEEEPGIRFEQKDHMLQICWTVAGDEDFRQALDEMCMALNELAEQGAAIEVTFYDTDFDEEEGDPEEESRDDFLMLFIGPNPAAIMQVQRDLLVEDVVNLMERHFDGAELGGVVAEIDKLFGDRFDALVNSLEIGKRPRGGTGGSGSGSHGGGRRPRHLH
- a CDS encoding MFS transporter, translated to MALFSQSALRPGVRKREVFGWAMYDFANSGYTTVVITAVFAAYFVGGIAKGAPWGPFAWTVALSISYAIVMLSMPAIGAWADLHAAKKMVLAIVTAGCVLGTVALAITPRFSGPFAVALAMGLVVLSNTFYSYGESLTGAFLPELATAEGMGKVSGWGWGFGYIGGMLALGLCLAYVLSAQAKGLPAAHFVPVTMLITAAIYGLAACATFALLPERAQPQAAADSRSAWQQLGDTFRKARAYRDFMWLLACTVCYQGGVAVAITLAAIYAEQVIGFVPSETMVLIFVLNIAAALGAFGFGYLQDRIGHRRALSGALLAWIAVCVIAASVTTKGGFWWAATIAGLAMGSSQSAGRAMTGVLAPPQQLAEFFGLWSFATRLAAIIGPLSYGAITWATGGNQRIAILATSVLFIGGLLLLLPIDMRRGRAAALRGEAPQSAAGLLAAR